The Sphingosinicella humi genome has a window encoding:
- a CDS encoding thioesterase — MRSLLASTAAVAAMFALASPATAQSNRDRQSQPQQPSPLAQQAMAGSDQPDVLLDVPNLSVEEIALEVNNLQVDIALDARLANLLKLTAGANASIDNVKLTIKGVQAQATLIVRLDNVRAIIERTLQTLDNNPQLVTQLLSTVDNTVDTVGGVANNAVGTVGGVANNLLQNGQVLDLARAGLTEVSRTVNGAGETVRQVRDSSGGLLEVVTDSAGRILSSRPVTR; from the coding sequence ATGCGCTCGTTGCTTGCTTCAACGGCGGCTGTTGCCGCCATGTTCGCCCTCGCCTCGCCCGCCACCGCCCAATCGAACCGAGACAGACAATCGCAGCCGCAGCAGCCTTCGCCGCTCGCGCAGCAGGCGATGGCGGGCAGCGATCAGCCCGATGTGCTGCTCGACGTGCCGAACCTGTCGGTCGAGGAAATCGCGCTCGAGGTGAACAACCTGCAGGTCGACATCGCGCTCGACGCACGGCTCGCCAACCTCCTGAAGCTCACCGCCGGCGCCAATGCCAGCATCGACAATGTGAAGCTGACCATCAAAGGGGTGCAGGCTCAGGCGACGCTGATCGTCCGGCTCGACAACGTTCGCGCGATCATCGAACGAACGCTGCAAACGCTCGACAACAATCCGCAGCTCGTCACGCAATTGCTCTCGACCGTCGACAACACCGTCGACACCGTCGGCGGCGTGGCCAACAATGCCGTCGGCACGGTCGGCGGAGTGGCCAACAACCTCCTCCAGAACGGCCAGGTGCTGGATCTTGCCCGCGCCGGCCTGACCGAAGTGTCGCGGACGGTGAACGGCGCCGGCGAGACGGTTCGCCAGGTGCGGGACAGCAGCGGCGGATTGCTCGAGGTCGTCACCGACAGCGCGGGCCGCATCCTCTCGTCCCGACCGGTGACGCGCTAG
- a CDS encoding LytR/AlgR family response regulator transcription factor, producing the protein MTIRTILVDDEPLAIQGLQLRLEKHEDVEVVDTCSNGREAIRAIKTHKPDLVFLDIQMPGFDGFSVIQGLMEVEPPLFVFVTAYSDHAIRAFEAQAVDYLMKPVEEDRLADTMDRIRQRLSEKRGVEEVGRLKEVLAEVAPDAIEGVDTGEDAHASSRYEKLINIKDRGQIFRVDVDSIEKIDAAGDYMCIYTGDNTLILRETMKDLEKRLDPRRFQRVHRSTIVNLDLVRQVKPHTNGECFLVLDSGSQVKVSRSYRDVVARFVH; encoded by the coding sequence ATGACCATCCGCACGATCCTGGTGGACGACGAACCGCTTGCGATCCAGGGGCTGCAATTGCGCCTGGAAAAGCATGAGGATGTCGAGGTCGTGGACACCTGCTCCAACGGCCGCGAGGCGATCCGCGCGATCAAGACCCACAAGCCAGACCTCGTTTTCCTAGATATCCAGATGCCCGGCTTCGACGGCTTCTCCGTGATCCAGGGCCTGATGGAGGTGGAGCCGCCGCTGTTCGTCTTCGTCACCGCCTATTCCGACCACGCCATCCGCGCCTTCGAGGCGCAGGCGGTCGACTATCTCATGAAGCCGGTGGAGGAGGACCGCCTCGCCGACACCATGGACCGCATCCGCCAGCGCCTCAGCGAAAAGCGCGGCGTCGAGGAAGTGGGCCGCCTTAAGGAAGTGCTCGCCGAGGTTGCGCCCGACGCGATAGAAGGCGTCGATACCGGCGAGGACGCCCACGCCTCCAGCCGCTACGAGAAGCTGATCAACATCAAGGACCGTGGCCAGATCTTCCGGGTCGACGTCGATTCCATCGAGAAGATCGATGCCGCCGGCGACTATATGTGCATCTATACCGGCGACAACACGCTGATCCTGCGCGAGACGATGAAGGACCTGGAAAAACGCCTCGACCCGCGCCGCTTCCAGCGCGTCCACCGCTCGACCATCGTCAACCTGGATCTCGTCCGCCAGGTGAAGCCGCACACCAATGGCGAATGCTTCCTGGTGCTCGACAGCGGCAGCCAGGTGAAGGTCAGCCGCTCCTATCGCGACGTCGTCGCCCGGTTCGTGCACTAA
- a CDS encoding sensor histidine kinase encodes MATEPFPLTAPPLGGDAAKRPKPFGLQQQPFFADKNRAFWTLQSAGWAGYFILRALSGIANAMGFTFIIHTALLTATGYSITLLMSAAFRRLIKLRPIITWAVSITLVLIASAGFSAIETWSHATFLRPGTRPQGVEFLGAILLDFSLLAAWSALYYGINYYLLLEEQTDQLLRLEHQASAAQLAMLRYQLNPHFLFNTLNSISTLVLLKQTDRANAMLSRLSSFLRYTLVNEPTGSVTVAQEVETLKLYLEIEKMRFEERLRPRFNIDPAVARARLPSLLLQPLVENAIKYAVTPQEEGADIAVEARKVGDKVVITVSDTGPGADGQALRPGQTSTGVGLANIRDRLAQAYGADQRFETQTNITGGFGVIIEIPYQVEEPK; translated from the coding sequence GTGGCGACTGAACCTTTCCCCCTGACCGCCCCGCCCCTGGGCGGCGACGCGGCAAAGCGGCCGAAGCCTTTCGGGCTCCAACAGCAGCCCTTCTTCGCCGACAAGAACCGCGCCTTCTGGACGCTGCAGTCGGCGGGCTGGGCGGGCTATTTCATCCTGCGCGCGCTCTCCGGCATCGCCAATGCGATGGGGTTCACCTTCATCATCCACACGGCATTGCTGACCGCGACCGGCTACTCGATCACGCTGCTCATGTCCGCCGCCTTCCGGCGCCTCATCAAGCTGAGGCCGATCATCACCTGGGCGGTGTCGATCACCCTCGTGCTCATCGCCTCGGCCGGTTTCTCCGCGATCGAGACCTGGAGCCACGCCACCTTCCTGAGGCCCGGCACCCGGCCGCAAGGCGTCGAGTTCCTCGGCGCCATCCTGCTCGATTTCTCGCTCCTCGCCGCCTGGTCCGCGCTTTATTACGGGATCAACTATTATCTTCTGCTGGAAGAGCAGACCGACCAGCTGCTGCGGCTGGAGCATCAGGCGAGCGCGGCACAGCTCGCCATGCTGCGCTACCAGCTCAATCCGCACTTCCTGTTCAACACCTTGAACTCGATCTCGACCCTGGTGCTGCTGAAACAGACGGACAGGGCGAATGCGATGCTCTCCCGCCTCTCCTCCTTTCTGCGCTATACGCTCGTCAACGAGCCGACGGGATCGGTGACGGTGGCGCAAGAGGTTGAAACTCTGAAGCTCTATCTCGAAATAGAGAAGATGCGCTTCGAGGAGCGGCTGCGGCCGCGGTTCAACATCGATCCGGCGGTGGCGCGTGCGCGTTTGCCATCCCTCCTGCTCCAGCCGCTGGTCGAGAATGCGATCAAATATGCGGTGACACCGCAGGAGGAAGGTGCCGATATCGCGGTCGAGGCCAGGAAGGTCGGTGACAAGGTGGTGATCACCGTTTCGGACACCGGCCCGGGGGCGGACGGGCAGGCGCTAAGGCCGGGACAGACGTCGACCGGCGTCGGTCTGGCGAACATAAGAGACCGTCTGGCGCAAGCCTATGGCGCAGACCAGCGGTTTGAGACTCAAACGAACATTACGGGGGGCTTTGGGGTTATCATCGAAATTCCCTATCAAGTTGAGGAGCCGAAATGA
- a CDS encoding M16 family metallopeptidase, translating to MPFLQRCLLALLLILVTVPAHAAGDPDWLYRGSDIPRDEAWTFGTLPNGVRYAVRQNALPDEQVSIRVRIDAGSLNEEDHQRGWAHFVEHMAFRGTEGFGDGEARETWQKLGASFGSDTNASTSATQTVYKLDLPGADPQEIDLSLDVLSDMVDTALFDPATVEAERRVILAEKGRRPELTTRMLEESWPLFYAGLKIATRDTIGTDATLKGATADGLKTFYERWYRPELTTVIMVGDADPELMEKLIAKHFGPWQASMPAPEEPDYGAIASSERRAAALAYPGAPHSATLLWLRPYEVLPNTKAREKTDLARSIAARIVNRRLETKAREGASFLRAATGETRSTHIADLTQLNITARNGHWQEALNEVFAIINDALRAPPSEAEIAREIDNVETAATSSVTGASTVRSQQWAEQLVTAVNNNSIVASPETALAILDELTPQITPELVAAATRELFEGIGPKLMLVAPQATSVEAAEAALAAAEGVPPAERVEGRDVSMDDLPPLGPPGEEVSRQAIEDLGVTIVRFANGSTLTFKQTDFEKGSVSVQLRFGWGYSGLPADQSSLAWLDGIVGASGIGDLDLDAMERLLTGRKMAMSFGVAEDALVLAGQTNGTDLPDQLRLLAAKLAHPRWDDSLFARYQASGLESYDLHFASASARATREFPSFSRGDDARWTPVSREAIASATADEFQAFFTPLLARGPIHAIVVGDVDLETTVAAMKASVAALPARAPVEAPEDSLSVRPPEPSREPTVFTHNGAADEAYAIIGWNTFGGTANIKQRRALSMAANMFEVRLYERLRVIEGASYSPNAASSTSESFPDWGIFYAASAISPESVDTFFRVAREIVADMAAKPASPEEFARAQNPILSGIQRRLRTNAYWLNAMENWLRHPELIDQTRDFLSHYEEMTPEDVRAAVAQHVTDAGDWSMLVLPSKAKGSGD from the coding sequence ATGCCCTTTCTTCAGCGCTGCCTGCTCGCCCTTCTCCTCATCCTCGTCACCGTCCCGGCCCACGCCGCCGGCGACCCGGACTGGCTCTATCGCGGCAGCGACATTCCACGCGACGAAGCCTGGACCTTCGGCACCCTTCCCAACGGCGTTCGCTACGCAGTGCGGCAGAATGCGCTGCCCGACGAGCAGGTCTCGATCCGCGTCAGGATCGACGCGGGTTCGCTCAACGAGGAGGATCATCAGCGCGGCTGGGCCCATTTCGTCGAGCATATGGCCTTTCGCGGCACCGAGGGCTTCGGCGACGGCGAGGCGCGCGAGACCTGGCAGAAACTGGGCGCCAGCTTCGGCAGCGACACCAATGCGTCGACCAGCGCCACCCAGACGGTCTACAAGCTCGACCTCCCCGGCGCCGACCCGCAGGAGATCGACCTCAGCCTCGATGTCCTGTCCGACATGGTCGACACCGCCCTGTTCGATCCCGCCACGGTCGAGGCCGAACGGCGGGTGATCCTGGCGGAGAAAGGGCGGCGGCCCGAACTCACCACCCGGATGCTGGAGGAAAGCTGGCCGCTCTTCTATGCCGGCCTCAAGATCGCGACACGCGATACGATCGGCACCGACGCGACCTTGAAGGGCGCGACCGCCGACGGGCTCAAGACCTTCTACGAACGCTGGTACCGGCCGGAGCTGACGACGGTGATCATGGTCGGCGACGCCGATCCGGAGCTGATGGAAAAGCTGATCGCCAAGCATTTCGGCCCCTGGCAGGCGAGCATGCCGGCGCCCGAGGAGCCGGACTATGGCGCCATCGCCTCATCGGAGCGCCGCGCCGCCGCCCTCGCCTATCCGGGCGCGCCGCACAGCGCCACGCTGCTCTGGCTGCGACCCTATGAAGTGCTCCCCAACACCAAGGCCCGGGAGAAGACCGATCTCGCCCGCTCGATCGCGGCCCGCATTGTCAACCGCCGGCTGGAGACGAAGGCGCGCGAAGGCGCCTCCTTCCTCCGCGCCGCCACGGGGGAGACGCGCTCGACCCACATCGCCGATCTCACCCAGCTCAACATCACTGCCCGCAACGGCCATTGGCAGGAGGCGCTGAACGAAGTCTTCGCCATCATCAACGACGCGCTGCGGGCGCCGCCCAGCGAAGCCGAGATCGCCCGCGAGATCGACAATGTGGAAACCGCCGCGACGTCCTCCGTCACCGGTGCCTCCACGGTGCGATCGCAGCAATGGGCGGAGCAACTGGTGACTGCCGTCAACAACAACAGCATCGTCGCGAGCCCCGAAACCGCGCTCGCCATCCTTGACGAGCTGACGCCGCAAATCACGCCGGAGTTGGTGGCAGCCGCGACCCGCGAGCTGTTCGAAGGCATCGGACCCAAGCTGATGCTCGTCGCGCCCCAGGCGACAAGCGTCGAGGCGGCCGAAGCGGCCCTCGCCGCCGCTGAAGGGGTTCCGCCGGCCGAACGGGTGGAGGGGCGTGACGTAAGCATGGACGACCTGCCCCCGCTCGGGCCGCCGGGCGAGGAAGTCTCGCGCCAAGCCATCGAGGATCTGGGCGTCACCATCGTCCGCTTCGCCAACGGCTCCACCCTCACCTTCAAGCAGACCGATTTCGAGAAGGGCTCCGTCTCCGTCCAGCTCCGCTTCGGGTGGGGTTATTCGGGGCTGCCCGCCGATCAGTCCTCGCTCGCCTGGCTCGACGGGATCGTCGGCGCCTCGGGCATAGGCGATCTCGATCTCGACGCGATGGAGCGGCTGCTGACCGGCCGCAAGATGGCGATGAGCTTCGGCGTGGCCGAGGACGCGCTGGTGCTTGCCGGCCAGACCAACGGCACGGACCTTCCCGATCAGCTGCGGCTGCTCGCCGCCAAATTGGCCCATCCCCGCTGGGACGATTCCCTGTTCGCCCGCTACCAGGCGAGCGGGCTTGAAAGCTACGATCTACACTTCGCGTCGGCCTCGGCCCGGGCGACTCGCGAATTCCCCTCGTTCAGCCGTGGCGACGATGCCCGCTGGACTCCGGTAAGCCGAGAGGCGATCGCCTCGGCCACGGCCGACGAATTCCAGGCCTTTTTCACGCCCCTCCTGGCACGGGGGCCGATCCATGCGATCGTCGTCGGCGACGTCGACCTCGAGACGACCGTGGCCGCGATGAAAGCCAGCGTCGCCGCCCTGCCGGCGCGTGCGCCGGTCGAGGCTCCCGAGGACTCGCTCAGCGTTCGTCCGCCGGAGCCCAGCCGGGAGCCGACCGTCTTCACCCATAACGGAGCCGCGGACGAAGCCTATGCGATCATCGGCTGGAACACCTTCGGCGGCACCGCCAATATCAAGCAGCGACGGGCGCTGAGCATGGCCGCCAACATGTTCGAGGTGCGGCTCTACGAACGGCTGCGCGTGATCGAAGGCGCGAGCTACTCGCCCAATGCCGCCTCCAGCACGTCGGAAAGCTTTCCGGACTGGGGCATCTTCTACGCGGCTTCGGCGATCAGCCCGGAGAGCGTCGACACCTTCTTTCGCGTCGCGCGGGAGATCGTTGCCGACATGGCCGCCAAGCCCGCCTCGCCCGAGGAGTTCGCGCGGGCCCAGAATCCGATCCTCAGCGGCATCCAACGGCGCCTCAGGACCAACGCCTATTGGCTGAATGCGATGGAGAATTGGCTCCGGCATCCCGAGCTGATCGACCAGACCCGCGACTTCCTGTCCCACTATGAGGAGATGACGCCGGAAGACGTGCGCGCGGCGGTCGCGCAGCATGTCACGGACGCTGGCGACTGGTCGATGCTCGTTTTGCCGAGTAAAGCAAAAGGCAGTGGCGACTGA
- a CDS encoding ImuA family protein, whose amino-acid sequence MPGPSPTRNPHLAALRAEVRAIEAAGRRKERGCLPFDVEAMDRRLDGGGLAIAALHEMTGERPGLSDDAAATLFAAGIAARLPGAVLWTLARRDLFAPGLMQAGLPPDRVLYAEARSDEEVLAVMEEGLRHGGLAAVVGEIARVSMASTRRLQLAAEEGGTTALMLKRWRKAEEDPLGIPSAAMTRWRIACVPGAELPVEEGVGRARWRLTLARQRGGQAFEWIMEATDAEGRLALPAELRDRQTAAAGRLAA is encoded by the coding sequence ATGCCCGGTCCTTCGCCAACCCGAAACCCACATCTGGCGGCTCTGCGCGCCGAAGTGCGGGCGATCGAGGCGGCGGGGCGGCGGAAGGAGCGGGGATGCCTGCCTTTTGACGTGGAGGCGATGGACCGGCGGCTGGACGGTGGCGGACTGGCGATCGCGGCGCTCCATGAGATGACGGGCGAGCGTCCCGGACTTTCCGACGACGCGGCCGCGACCCTGTTCGCGGCCGGTATCGCGGCGCGGCTGCCGGGGGCGGTGCTCTGGACCTTGGCACGCCGCGACCTCTTCGCGCCGGGGTTGATGCAGGCGGGCCTGCCGCCGGACCGGGTGCTCTATGCCGAGGCGCGGAGCGACGAGGAGGTGCTGGCGGTGATGGAGGAGGGGCTGCGCCATGGCGGCCTCGCCGCGGTGGTGGGGGAAATCGCCCGCGTCTCCATGGCCTCGACCCGGCGGCTGCAGCTGGCGGCGGAGGAGGGCGGCACCACCGCTCTGATGCTGAAGCGCTGGCGCAAGGCGGAGGAGGACCCGCTGGGCATCCCGTCGGCCGCCATGACCCGCTGGCGCATCGCCTGCGTGCCGGGCGCCGAACTGCCGGTGGAGGAGGGGGTCGGCCGCGCCCGCTGGCGCCTCACCCTCGCCCGCCAGCGCGGCGGCCAAGCTTTTGAATGGATCATGGAGGCAACAGATGCCGAGGGTCGCCTCGCTCTACCTGCCGAACTTCGCGACCGACAGACTGCGGCGGCTGGACGGCTGGCAGCCTAA
- a CDS encoding DUF6504 family protein: MGKRIADCSCPRGGGWRPGARWARQENAPSQPQPKGIAQPATAPLITTHRVGNRIEVAAACPAAQALGLHAGMPLTQARILVPGLDVREAEPGADAAFLTRLALLAARRWTPRAAVSGADGLWLDLTGVTHLFGGERRMAERILVFCARLGFTARIAVADNYGAAHALARHGSDAILLCPPGKAAEAIASLPLAALRIDEEVIAPARRLGIERIGDIMAMPAAPLVRRFGQGLLTRLHQALGRGSEAFEPIVPADPPQAMLRLVEPIATAEAIEQVLADLMTALIRTLEEEGLAARTLTLACLRVDGSEQRLPIGTARATRDAAHLRRLFAMKIERIEPGFGIEAMRLVATRCEPLGPVPIASLLASEKPEPDLVPLIDRLAGRLGACHLYRFSAVESDVPERSVHRLSPVESPANWPKWPRPVRLLPRAEPVENVVALLPDGPPRRFTWRGRMHSIRRADGPERIHGEWWRRTAEAEAVRDYFQVEDEEGARFWLYRRGDGLDPRTGNLGWWLQGVFG; this comes from the coding sequence TTGGGCAAGCGCATCGCCGATTGCTCCTGTCCGCGTGGCGGCGGCTGGCGCCCCGGCGCGCGGTGGGCGCGGCAGGAAAATGCTCCGTCGCAGCCGCAGCCGAAAGGGATTGCCCAACCCGCCACAGCTCCCCTGATCACCACTCACCGCGTCGGCAACCGCATCGAGGTCGCCGCCGCCTGTCCGGCCGCCCAGGCGCTCGGTCTCCACGCCGGCATGCCGCTGACGCAGGCGCGCATCCTAGTGCCGGGCCTGGATGTCCGCGAGGCCGAACCCGGCGCCGACGCCGCCTTTCTCACCCGTCTCGCCTTGCTTGCGGCGCGTCGCTGGACACCGCGCGCCGCCGTTTCCGGCGCGGACGGTCTCTGGCTCGATCTGACAGGCGTCACGCATCTCTTCGGCGGCGAACGGCGGATGGCCGAGCGCATCCTCGTCTTCTGCGCGCGCCTCGGCTTCACCGCCCGCATCGCCGTCGCCGACAATTATGGCGCCGCCCATGCCCTGGCCCGGCATGGCAGCGACGCCATCCTGCTCTGTCCGCCGGGAAAGGCGGCTGAGGCCATCGCGTCTCTTCCCTTGGCGGCTCTTCGGATCGACGAGGAGGTGATCGCGCCCGCGCGCCGCCTTGGTATCGAACGGATCGGCGACATCATGGCCATGCCCGCCGCGCCCCTCGTTCGCCGCTTCGGACAAGGATTGCTCACCCGCCTGCACCAGGCGCTGGGGCGGGGGAGCGAAGCGTTCGAACCCATCGTTCCCGCTGACCCACCCCAAGCCATGCTCCGCCTCGTCGAACCGATCGCCACGGCGGAAGCGATCGAGCAGGTGCTGGCCGACCTGATGACGGCCCTCATCCGCACCCTGGAGGAGGAAGGTCTCGCCGCCCGCACCCTGACGCTCGCCTGCCTCCGGGTCGATGGCAGCGAGCAGCGCCTGCCGATCGGCACCGCCCGCGCTACCCGCGACGCCGCGCATCTCAGGCGCCTGTTCGCCATGAAGATCGAGAGGATCGAACCCGGTTTCGGCATCGAGGCCATGCGCCTCGTCGCCACCCGCTGCGAGCCTCTGGGCCCCGTGCCGATCGCGAGCCTCTTGGCAAGCGAGAAGCCTGAGCCCGATCTCGTTCCCTTGATCGACCGTCTCGCCGGCCGTCTCGGCGCTTGCCATCTCTATCGCTTCAGCGCCGTCGAAAGCGATGTTCCCGAACGCAGCGTCCATCGCCTCTCGCCGGTGGAATCCCCGGCAAACTGGCCGAAATGGCCTCGCCCCGTGCGGCTGCTCCCGCGCGCCGAGCCGGTCGAGAATGTGGTCGCCCTGCTTCCTGACGGTCCGCCCCGCCGCTTCACCTGGCGGGGACGAATGCACAGCATCCGCCGCGCCGACGGCCCCGAGCGCATCCATGGCGAATGGTGGCGCCGCACCGCCGAAGCGGAAGCGGTGCGCGACTATTTCCAGGTGGAGGATGAAGAAGGCGCCCGCTTCTGGCTCTACCGCCGCGGCGACGGCCTCGATCCGCGCACCGGCAATCTCGGCTGGTGGCTGCAGGGGGTGTTCGGGTGA
- a CDS encoding error-prone DNA polymerase, producing MTYVELQVATHFSFLRGVSSTEELFAAARLLGHSAIGITDRNTVGGLVKALKAGEETGVHLVAGCRLDLMDGSSLLVWPEDRAGWSRLTRLLTLGKSRIDCKKGEKGQCFLHWEDVAAWSQGLVAALIPEEADAVAETALAQTADIFGDRAYLALTHRRRPGEAARFHALDLLVRRYGLRGLATGDVLYDSPDKRMLQDVVTAIRHKCTIDELGFRRERYADRHLKSPAEMERRFKHYPDAVRATADIAERCTFSLRELSYQYPDEIVLSGRTPQDALAQLTRTALADKFPEGPPKNYSDLLEHELRLVDKCRYAPYFLTVNSIVQFARSQHILCQGRGSAANSMICYVLGITSIDPVEHKLLFERFISESRDEPPDIDVDFEHERREEVIQWIYETYGHRHAALAAVVSRYRTRGAVREIGKALGLPEDLTSVLSGQVWGWSNEGVAERHVDEIGLDRADPRLELTLQLTRQLVGTPRHLSQHPGGFVLTRDRLDDLVPIEPATMKDRRVVEWEKDDLEELKIMKVDVLGLGMLACMRRAFDLLADHKGPRLTLSSEEMQKDDPKVFEMISRADTIGVFQIESRAQMSMLPRLRPKDFYDIVIQVAIVRPGPIQGDMVHPYLRRREGKEVPEYPKPEMEALLKKTLGVPLFQEQAMKVAIEGANFTPAEADALRRSMATFKSTGGVGKFRDKMIDGMLANGYTRDFAERTFKQIEGFGSYGFPESHAASFAKIAYASSWMKCHHPDIFCAALLNAQPMGFYQPAQIVRDAREHGVEVRPVCINASRWDCTLEAGEGLLPLRLGLRMVRGLANNHAATIITVRGDGPFTSIENVWLRSGVPVAALEKLADADAFVCFGLSRRQALWQVRGLGQARLPLFAAADAREANREPEVALSPMMEGREVVEDYRTVQLSLRAHPLSFLRDELDRRRITRAADLVRLKDGSKVEVAGIVLIRQKPGKGNVTFITLEDETGIANAILWQRIFDTHRRIVMSAPMIGVKGTLQKEGDVIHIVSDRLEDLTPLLRSVGERDFPHRHGPGDGATHGSSDRRMGRTQDPPIRLKSRNFH from the coding sequence GTGACCTACGTCGAGCTCCAGGTCGCGACGCACTTCAGTTTCCTCCGTGGCGTTTCGAGCACGGAGGAATTGTTCGCCGCCGCTCGCCTGCTCGGCCACTCCGCGATCGGGATTACCGATCGCAACACGGTGGGGGGGCTCGTCAAGGCGCTCAAAGCCGGAGAGGAAACGGGCGTGCATCTCGTCGCCGGCTGCCGCCTCGATTTGATGGATGGATCATCGTTGCTGGTCTGGCCTGAGGACCGCGCCGGCTGGTCCCGCCTCACTCGCCTCCTTACTCTCGGCAAGAGCCGCATCGACTGCAAAAAGGGCGAGAAGGGCCAGTGCTTCCTCCATTGGGAAGATGTCGCCGCCTGGAGTCAAGGGCTGGTCGCGGCGCTGATTCCGGAAGAAGCCGACGCGGTCGCCGAGACAGCGCTCGCTCAAACGGCCGACATATTCGGCGATCGCGCCTATCTCGCATTGACGCATCGACGCCGCCCGGGAGAAGCGGCGCGCTTCCATGCGCTCGACCTCCTCGTCCGGCGTTACGGCCTGCGCGGCCTCGCGACGGGCGATGTCCTCTACGATTCTCCCGACAAGCGCATGTTGCAGGACGTCGTCACCGCTATCCGCCACAAATGCACGATCGACGAACTGGGCTTCCGCAGGGAACGCTATGCCGATCGTCATCTCAAAAGCCCGGCAGAGATGGAACGGCGCTTCAAACATTATCCCGATGCCGTTCGCGCCACAGCCGACATCGCCGAACGCTGCACTTTCTCCCTGCGTGAGCTGAGTTACCAATATCCCGACGAAATCGTCCTGTCGGGCCGCACGCCGCAGGATGCGCTGGCACAGCTGACCCGAACGGCGCTCGCGGACAAATTCCCCGAAGGCCCGCCGAAAAATTATTCGGACCTGCTGGAGCATGAGCTGCGACTCGTCGATAAGTGTCGCTACGCGCCCTATTTTTTGACCGTCAATTCGATCGTCCAATTCGCCCGCAGCCAGCACATACTCTGTCAGGGACGGGGATCGGCGGCCAATTCGATGATCTGTTATGTTCTCGGTATCACCTCGATCGATCCGGTCGAGCATAAATTGCTGTTCGAACGCTTCATTTCCGAAAGCCGGGACGAGCCGCCCGATATCGATGTCGATTTCGAGCATGAACGGCGCGAAGAAGTGATCCAATGGATCTACGAGACCTATGGTCATCGGCATGCCGCGCTGGCGGCCGTGGTCAGCCGCTATCGGACCCGAGGGGCAGTCCGTGAGATCGGCAAGGCGCTGGGCCTCCCGGAAGACCTGACGAGCGTCTTGTCCGGACAGGTGTGGGGATGGTCCAACGAGGGCGTCGCCGAACGCCATGTCGATGAAATCGGGCTCGACAGGGCCGATCCGCGCCTGGAGCTGACACTCCAGCTTACACGCCAGCTGGTCGGCACGCCCCGCCATCTCAGCCAGCATCCCGGCGGTTTCGTGCTCACCCGCGACCGTCTCGACGATCTCGTTCCCATCGAACCCGCGACGATGAAGGATCGAAGAGTTGTCGAATGGGAAAAGGATGATCTTGAAGAGCTGAAGATCATGAAGGTCGATGTGCTCGGTCTCGGCATGCTGGCCTGCATGCGCCGTGCCTTCGATCTCCTCGCCGATCACAAGGGGCCGCGTCTCACCCTTTCATCCGAGGAGATGCAGAAGGACGATCCCAAGGTATTCGAGATGATCTCCAGGGCCGACACGATCGGCGTTTTCCAGATCGAAAGCCGGGCCCAGATGTCGATGCTGCCCCGTCTCCGTCCGAAGGATTTCTACGACATCGTCATTCAGGTGGCGATCGTCCGTCCCGGTCCCATCCAGGGAGACATGGTGCATCCTTATCTGCGCCGTCGGGAGGGAAAGGAGGTGCCGGAATATCCCAAGCCCGAAATGGAGGCGCTGCTCAAGAAGACATTGGGTGTGCCGCTCTTTCAGGAACAGGCAATGAAGGTCGCGATCGAGGGAGCGAACTTCACCCCGGCGGAGGCCGATGCGCTGCGTCGGTCTATGGCTACCTTCAAATCGACCGGCGGCGTCGGCAAGTTTCGCGACAAAATGATCGATGGCATGCTCGCCAACGGCTACACGCGCGACTTCGCGGAACGCACCTTCAAGCAGATCGAAGGGTTCGGCAGCTACGGCTTTCCCGAAAGCCATGCCGCGAGCTTCGCCAAGATCGCCTACGCCTCATCCTGGATGAAATGCCACCATCCGGACATATTCTGCGCGGCTCTGCTCAACGCGCAGCCAATGGGCTTCTACCAACCCGCCCAGATCGTCCGCGATGCGCGCGAGCATGGCGTGGAGGTGCGGCCGGTCTGCATCAATGCCAGCCGCTGGGATTGTACGCTGGAGGCGGGGGAGGGGCTGCTGCCGCTTCGCCTCGGGCTTCGTATGGTGCGGGGGCTGGCAAACAATCATGCCGCCACGATCATCACTGTCCGGGGCGACGGGCCCTTCACCTCTATAGAGAATGTCTGGCTCCGTTCCGGCGTTCCGGTGGCGGCGCTGGAGAAGCTGGCGGATGCCGATGCCTTCGTCTGTTTCGGGCTGAGCCGGCGGCAGGCGCTGTGGCAGGTGCGCGGATTGGGGCAGGCGCGGTTGCCCTTGTTCGCCGCGGCCGATGCCCGTGAGGCCAACCGCGAGCCCGAGGTCGCGCTGAGCCCGATGATGGAAGGGCGGGAGGTGGTCGAGGATTATCGCACCGTCCAGCTTTCGCTTCGCGCCCATCCGCTGAGCTTCCTTCGCGACGAGCTGGACCGCCGCCGCATCACCCGCGCGGCCGATCTCGTCCGGCTCAAGGACGGCAGCAAGGTCGAGGTGGCGGGGATCGTGCTCATCCGCCAGAAGCCCGGCAAGGGCAATGTCACCTTCATCACCCTGGAGGACGAGACCGGCATCGCCAACGCCATCCTTTGGCAACGCATCTTCGACACGCACCGGCGGATCGTCATGTCCGCCCCGATGATCGGCGTGAAAGGCACGCTCCAGAAGGAAGGCGATGTCATCCATATCGTCAGCGACCGCCTGGAGGATCTGACCCCTCTCCTCCGTTCCGTCGGCGAACGCGATTTCCCGCATCGCCACGGTCCCGGCGACGGCGCCACGCACGGGAGCAGCGACCGCCGCATGGGCCGGACCCAGGATCCGCCGATCAGGCTCAAGAGCCGCAACTTCCATTAG